The Engystomops pustulosus chromosome 2, aEngPut4.maternal, whole genome shotgun sequence genomic interval TCACTACACATAAAACCTGAAGGTGatcagagaacagcaatgactggagcCCAGAGAGATTGTACTGACATGTCCTGCAGGTCCCAGCAGCCACCAGTCAGTAGTTAGTATACAGCACTAGGAGCGGTATCCTAGAAAtcacttctcttgctatggctgatgggGTCACCTCTTTCATCTGGATAAACCTGCTGCCGGAGGGCACAATATGTACACAAAGCCAGTGACACCCGACGTGTTCCTGCGGGTTACATCGGGTTTATAGTACACATTGGGTGTACACGCTATACGTCTCCAAAAGTAGCCGTAGTGATGTCATAGATACGGGAGGAATTGTCATATCCTGTGCTGCGTTGCAGTGCCTTGCCCTGCTGTGCTGTTCTCCCATTTTCTGCTACAGTGTCCTGCCCGGCTCTGCCGCAGTGTCCTGCCCGGCTCTGCCGCAGTGTCCTGCCCGGCTCTGCCGCAGTGTCCTGCCCGGCTCTGCCGCTGTGTCCTGCCCGGCTCTGCCGCAGTGTCCTGCCCGGCTCTGCCGCAGTGTCCTGCCCGGCTCTGCCGCTGTGTCCGGCCCGGCTCTGCCGCTGTGTCCGGCCCGGCTCTGTTCTACTGTGCTCTGCTGCTGTGTTCTGCTGTGCTGCGGTGTCCTGTATCACTCTCCtgcagttttctgcagtgttatgCTGTGCTCTGCTGCTGGGTCCTGCTGTTCTGCGATGTCCTGCCGGGCTGTGCTGCAGCAATTCTTCGTGCTCTGCCGGGgtgttctgtcctgtatccagccTCACTGTGATGTCCTAGTGCTGTCTGCTGCGGTGTCTGGCACCGCTCTGCTGCGTTGCACTGAGGtagatacagtggggcacatttacttacccggtccattcgcgttccagcggcagcttctccgacgagttcactgatctcttcctggtgcatgtatggcgcgtgcaaccaattttttttttttaaaatgcgtcgtttttctgaatccgtcgggttttccgaaggccacgccccccgatttccgtcgcatgcaacccggcgccgaaatccgatcgtgtgcgccaaaatcccggcggaattcggcgcaaaacggcaaaaataccaaaacccgccgtaaaaacgcgaatcgggttaataaatgtgccccagtgtctctaaTGGCGTCTTACATTGACAGATGATGAATCTTTCTTTTAGATGCGGCTCCGGTGGGATGCAGAGAGGAGGACGGAGCCCCCGTATGTAGAGCGCCCCccactgccgccacctccaccacTGAAGGAAATTGTGCATTTAGCAGAACCAATAAAAACTGAGGAAGAACAAGAGAAGCAGAAGCCGGAGACAGTCAGCAAGGTGGAGCAGAGCAGTCAAACAGAGGTAacgtgggggagggggtgttcaGTCATGCGCCAGTCATGTCTGTCTTCTAttgtctctgttatcagccatgtcatCTTTTCCCATTGATTACAGAACAAGAGGCCTAGtcggctgcagcaggagatgctgcGGGAACTGAAAAGGTTCCGCAGGAGCGCGGCGCAGGCTCAGCGGGAGCGGGACCTCATGAGATCCGCCATGGACCAGATGGCGCAGGAGATGAAGGAAATGAAGGAGATGGTCGCCTCACTGTGTGCCTCGGGCGCCTTCCATCCTGCGGGCAATGCCTCCGCCATCTTGGTGCAGAATTCGTGTGCCATGTGGAGCCGTCACTCTGAGGACCGACACTCCACAGAATCGAGCCGGGCGTCTCCGGAGAGCAGCCTGCAGTGCGGATATCCCCTGAGCCGGCAGGGCAGAGAGCCGGTGTCCTGGATGTACGAGAGCGccccccaggaggaggacgacatgttacccaccaccaccatcaagcgggaggaggaggaggaagaggaggagctgagcatgtcCCCCGAGGCTGAGTACTACCACCTCCATCAGTATCCAAACTCCTACAGGATCGGGGAGCGGCTCCCCAACATCCCCCTGCAGCCGCTCAGCTCGGAGAAGGAGTGGAGCCTCCTGGCCCGGTGCGCAGGGAAGCCGGGGAGATTCGCTGCCCTCGTCTTCCGGGCTCTGGTGCCCTTCGACATCTACAAGAATTGGGTGAACAGGGTGAACCTGGACGGGCTGCGGGGGCGGCAGGGGATCCCCCTCAATGTGAAGAGGCGAGTGATGGCCGTGGTGGAGAGACACTTCAGCCTGCGCAAGTGCGACCACAGCGAGATCCGAAACAGACTGAATGAACAGCTGCGCACCCGCCGCAAGAGCGACAAACACCCCCAGCCCGGGCTTCCCGAAACACAGCTGCTCAGCAGGTAGAGGACCCCCCTGTATCCTAGAACACAAGCAGCCATCCCCCAGGGCAGTGCAGCCCCCCAGCTCAGGCTTCCCGAAACACAGCTGCTCAGCAGGTAGAGgacccccctgtatcatacagcaCAAGCAGCCGTCACCCAGGACAGTGCAGCCCCCAGCCCAGGCTCCCCAAAATACAGCTCCTCAGAAGATAGAGCACCCCCCTGTATCCTAGAACACAAGCAGCCATCCCCCAGGGCAGTGCAGCCCCCCAGCTCAGGCTCCCCAAAATACAGCTCCTCAGCAGGTAGAGgacccccctgtatcatacagcaCGAGCAGCCTTCACCCAGGACAGTGCAGCCCCCCAGGTCAGGCTCCCCAAAATACAGCTCCTCAGCAGGTAGAGGACCCCCCTGTATCCTAGAACACAAGCAGCATTCACCCAGGACAGTGCAACCCCCCAGCCCAGGCTCCCCAAAATACAGCATCTCAGCAGGTAGAGGACCCCCCTGTATCCTAGAACACAAGCAGCCATCCCCCAGGGTAGTGCAGCCATCAAGTGAGTGCAGATAGAGGACCCCCCTATATCATACAGCACGAGCAGCCGTCACCCAGGACAGTGCAGCCCCCAGCCCAGGCTCCCCAAAATACAGCTCCTCAGCAGATAGAGGACCCCCCTGTATCCTAGAACACAAGCAGCCATCCCCCAGGGCAGTGCAGCCATCAGGTGAGTGCAGGTAGAGgacccccctgtatcatacagcaCGAGCAGCCGTCACCCAGGACAGTGCAGCCCCCCAGCCCAGGCTCCCCAAAATACAGCTCCTCAGCAGATAGAGGACCCCCATATATCATACAGCACAAGCAGCCTTCAGCCAGGACAGTGCAGCCCCCCAGCCCAGGCTCCCCAAAATACAGCTCCTCAGCAGATAGAGGACCCCCATATATCATACAGCACAAGCAGCCTTCAGCCAGGACAGTGCAGCCCCCCAGCCCAGGCTCCCCAAAATACAGCTCCTCAGCAGATAGAGgacccccctgtatcatacagcaCGAGCAGCCGTCACCCAGGGCAGTGCAGCCCCCCAGCCCAGGCTCCCCAAAATACAGCTCCTCAGCAGATAGAGgacccccctgtatcatacagcaCGAGCAGCCTTCACCCAGGACAGTGCAGCCCCCCAGCTCAGGCTCCCCAAAGTACAACATCTCAGCAGATAGAGgacccccctgtatcatacagcaCGAGCAGCCGTCACCCAGGACAGTGCAGCCCCCCAGCTCAGGCTCCCCAAAGTACAGCATCTCAGCAGGTAGAGgacccccctgtatcatacagcaCGAGCAGCCTTCACCCAGGACAGTGCAGCCCCCCAGGTCAGGCTCCCCAAAATACAGCTCCTCAGCAGGTAGAGGACCCCCCTGTATCCTAGAACACAAGCAGCATTCACCCAGGACAGTGCAACCCCCCAGCCCAGGCTCCCCAAAATACAGCATCTCAGAAGATAGAGGACCCCCCTGTAACCTAGAACACGAGCAGCCGTCACCCAGGGCAGTGCAGCCCCCCAGCCCAGGCTCCCCAAAATACAGCTCCTCAGAAGATAGAGgacccccctgtatcatacagcaCGAGCAGCCGTCACCCAGGACAGTGCAGCCCCCCAGGTCAGGCTCCCCAAAATACAGCTCCTCAGCAGGTAGAGGACCCCCCTGTATCCTAGAACACGAGCAGCCATCCCCCAGGACAGTGCAGCCCCCCAGCCCAGGCTCCCCAAAGTACAGCATCTCAGCAGATAGAGGACCCCCCTGTATCCTAGAACACAAGCAGCCATCCCCCAGGGCAGTGCAGCCATCAGGTGAGTG includes:
- the LOC140117145 gene encoding uncharacterized protein isoform X1; the protein is MTGRGAAGMRGEGSVTFEDVAVQFSEDEWRRLQTQEKDLYREVMTDNYHNLTSLGLTVSPPEIVVKIERGEEPCVDTEGDRMAGGGGSEEVVPGVSAARGVITRRSLRLVKRNSGQWIEERRRASARTSPQDLSRRETPGEAQESEEKRHTCGQCGESWSRLIDFLSHQMGSCQDRPHRCNVCSKTFAKKQHLNAHRRTHTEDRPYTCNQCGRSFRQNSTLTTHLWSHAGHKPFHCTCCTKSFSRKTDLVAHMRRHTGERPYECPYCWDRFIRKKSLQRHLQKHSGESLQAGWERDYPRWKQDQGCGERDPKTEEMNVSTREMRLRWDAERRTEPPYVERPPLPPPPPLKEIVHLAEPIKTEEEQEKQKPETVSKVEQSSQTENKRPSRLQQEMLRELKRFRRSAAQAQRERDLMRSAMDQMAQEMKEMKEMVASLCASGAFHPAGNASAILVQNSCAMWSRHSEDRHSTESSRASPESSLQCGYPLSRQGREPVSWMYESAPQEEDDMLPTTTIKREEEEEEEELSMSPEAEYYHLHQYPNSYRIGERLPNIPLQPLSSEKEWSLLARCAGKPGRFAALVFRALVPFDIYKNWVNRVNLDGLRGRQGIPLNVKRRVMAVVERHFSLRKCDHSEIRNRLNEQLRTRRKSDKHPQPGLPETQLLSR
- the LOC140117145 gene encoding uncharacterized protein isoform X2; its protein translation is MGSVTFEDVAVQFSEDEWRRLQTQEKDLYREVMTDNYHNLTSLGLTVSPPEIVVKIERGEEPCVDTEGDRMAGGGGSEEVVPGVSAARGVITRRSLRLVKRNSGQWIEERRRASARTSPQDLSRRETPGEAQESEEKRHTCGQCGESWSRLIDFLSHQMGSCQDRPHRCNVCSKTFAKKQHLNAHRRTHTEDRPYTCNQCGRSFRQNSTLTTHLWSHAGHKPFHCTCCTKSFSRKTDLVAHMRRHTGERPYECPYCWDRFIRKKSLQRHLQKHSGESLQAGWERDYPRWKQDQGCGERDPKTEEMNVSTREMRLRWDAERRTEPPYVERPPLPPPPPLKEIVHLAEPIKTEEEQEKQKPETVSKVEQSSQTENKRPSRLQQEMLRELKRFRRSAAQAQRERDLMRSAMDQMAQEMKEMKEMVASLCASGAFHPAGNASAILVQNSCAMWSRHSEDRHSTESSRASPESSLQCGYPLSRQGREPVSWMYESAPQEEDDMLPTTTIKREEEEEEEELSMSPEAEYYHLHQYPNSYRIGERLPNIPLQPLSSEKEWSLLARCAGKPGRFAALVFRALVPFDIYKNWVNRVNLDGLRGRQGIPLNVKRRVMAVVERHFSLRKCDHSEIRNRLNEQLRTRRKSDKHPQPGLPETQLLSR